The Hemiscyllium ocellatum isolate sHemOce1 chromosome 27 unlocalized genomic scaffold, sHemOce1.pat.X.cur. SUPER_27_unloc_18, whole genome shotgun sequence genomic interval CAAAACTGAGCACCGTGTTCAAGATGTAGTCCCACCAATGCTCTGTAACTGAGGCATAATCTCCTTACATTTATGTCATTGGCCTTTCTAATCACTTGCTGCGCTTGCATTCTAACTTGTGACTTTGCAAGGCCCctggatccctctgcatctcagaattaTGCGGTTGTTCTCCAAATAGGTAATAAATTGCATTTTACCATATTGTACACCACTTGCAAGAGTTTTGCTTATTTATTTAACCAatctaacaatctgcatccttgATATGTCATCCCCACAATGTACTTCTCAATCTATTTTTGTGTTTCCTGCAAATGTAACCACATACCTTTGATCCCCTCCTGTAAGTCATCTATATAATTGTAGAAAGTTGAGGAGCCAGCAGAGATGCCTGTTGGAACCCCACCATACTTTCAAATATACATCCAATTTGACAAAAGAACCATTCTTGCATATCCTGTTTTCTGCCAGTCAGTTGATGTTCTATAACTATACTTTACACCATGAGCCCCTCTGTGCAATTTGCTTTTCGTGAAAACATGTCAAACACCTTTAGGATATTCAAGTTCAGTATATCCACAGGCTTCAATTTACATACTCTTTCATAGAATTCCTTTAGgacggcatggtagcacagtggctcccTCTCACGGCCAGAGACAcctgtttgatttcagccttgagtcgactatctgtttggagtttgtatgTTGTGTCTATGTCTTTGTGAGTTTCCACTGGgggctccacagtccaaagatgtgtaggttgggtgaattagccatgctggaTTGTGTAATGTCCTTggatgtacaagctaggtgagttagccatgctaaatgcagggttactggagTAGGGTGGCagtctggatctgggtgggatgcacttgaGGGTTGGTGCAGGACTTGATcgaccaaatggtctctttccgcACTCTCGGAATTCTATGAATAAATTGGTGaaacagcattttgttttcatattaGCATGCTGATTCTTTTCAATTACCACGAGTTTTTTGACATGGTGGTTATAATCTCCTTAATTGATTCAAAAACAAACGTTTAATTGCCATTGACTCAAGGGATTCATTTTCCATGATGTATCTTTCCCTTCTAGAACAGAAGTATTAAATATGTTACTCTCCAGTCTGAGGAAAATTTGCCTGATCTAATAAATCTTGGAAGATTAACATTAATGCAAATATGAACTCATTAGCCACCTTTTAAAATTCTATGATGAAGTCCACCTGTACCCAGAGATTTGCCAGCCCATAGCACTATCAGTTCGCTCAATAGCATTTATCTAATGATTCTCATTTCACCAAACTCCTTTGTTTGTTCAACCTatggggttaaaggcaggattcttgacagtgtggtggaacagagggatcttggagtccaagtccatagatcgctcaaagttgccacccaggttgataaggttgttacaGAGGTGTacagtatgttggctttcattagcagggagattgagcttaagagctgcaaggttatgttgcagctgtatggagtactggttagatcacacttggaatattgtgttcacttttaGTCACCTAATTTTAGGGAAGATGTGTAGGGAAAATTTccagaggaaatatcacagaagcgcttcacaggaggctcccaagcactgaggatgtcacctagacaggggacgaaacgtctgcaacacccattcccagctcggcgaacagaaccacaacaggaagaTGTGTAAGctgagagagggcacagaggagatttacctcgatgctgcctggaatggagggtatgtcttaggttgagggagctagggcctttctcattggaacaaagaaggatgagaggtgactttatagaggtatacaagatgttgagaggcatagatagaatgaatagctagagactttttccccaggtcagaaatgtctgtcatgacggggcataattttaaggtaattggaagaaggtttaggggagatgtcagaggtaggttttttactcaGAAtgatgagtgcatggaatgcacttccAGGGTTGGAAtgagagtcagatacatttaaggacatttaagcgactgctgaacaagcacatggacggcagtaaattgaggggtgtgcagGCTCTTCTCATCTTCAAGTTGGATAAAAGGCTGGTACAAcagcgagggctgaagggtctgaactgtgctgtattgttctatgttctcgcTCCAGAACGATGCAGCAGCAGTATTGGAAGAACAAAATTGCATCAAACCCCTTGACACTTCCAGAGATGGGCACTGTCGCTGGAAACTCAGTTAAATTCTGCAGGCAATCAGGTGATAGCCAGGGTGGCGGCGGtgcggggggggcgggggaggcaACAATCGGGGAAAAGGGTTTGAAACATTTTTTTATAAAACGCTTGGACAATGAAAGGACGGGTCTCCTTTTTGTTAACCCTGATTTGGTTTGAGTTTTAGCGAGCAGTCTGTCTGAAGCTACTGGGGCAAGAAAGGTTCCCTGATTCAACAAATGTTTCTGGCTGACTGTTTCTCACttacaattcctgaagaagggcttatgcccgaaacgtcaaatctcctgttccttggatgctgcctgacctgctgcgcttttccagcaacacattttcagctctctcactaatgtctctcctgtaagaacctgtgtttgaactgACCGTTCTTTTTTGCTgtaggggtgtgtttatgagaatGCTTCAGGAAATCTGAACAGCTCCTTTTTAAGTTGCGGGAAGGTTGTGACGGTTGGGTTTATAAATGGAtgctattctaaattctgttttcttttgcttgtgttttcatgcagagggtggtgtatggatgtagtgagctgccaaaagaagtagtggatgctgggacagtggcAATATGCAAAAcccttgggcggcatggtggctcagtggttagcactgctgcctcacagcactagggttcccacgttcgattccagcctctggcaactgtgtgtggagtttgcacattctccccatgtctgcacgggtttcctccgacagtccaaagatgtgcaggttcggagaaattggccatgttaagttgcctgtagtgttagggtgggttactcttcggagggtcggtgagaacttgttgggccgcagggcctgtttccacgctgtagggaatctcatcaataggcacctggatgggtgtatgaacaggaagggtttagaggggtacaagccaagtgctggcaaactggacgcgattaatttcggatatctggtcagcatgaatgagttggaccaaagggtcagtttccagcacttggcctatatccctctcaaccattcctattcatgtccccatccagatgccaattaaaagctgtcattgtaccagcctccaccacttctggcagctcattccatacatgcatcaccctctgtatgaaaaggttgccctttagatcccatttaattctttcccctctcaccataaaccctctggttctggactgtgCAACCTCCAGGGagattatttaccctatccatacccctcatgattttataagcccatataaggtcacccctcaacctctgacactccagggaaaacagccccagtctactcaacctctcggcaacatcctcgtaaatcattTCTGGTAGAGAAGTCAATGATTTGGGTTAAtacctgaaacactgacttcactgctggtgctgcctggcttgctgtgttctcccagcctcctgcttgcctactctggattccagcatctgcagtttatttttgtctctaacgaacggcagagcagactcgatgggctgaatggcctaacttctgctccaatgGCCTTGCAGGCTTAGGTTTGTGCAGATTGTTTCAGTGGGAACGTGCAGTCCTGGGCTCAACGAGCAGCAGCGCCCAATGGATCAAagttcatggaatcacagaatccctacagtgtggacacaggcccttcagcccaacaagttcaaactgaccctctgaagagtaacccacccaaacccatttccctaccctattacttgacatttcccctgactaatacaccacacctacacatccctgaacactgggaaaatttagcatcgccaatccatcctacctgcacacctttggactgtgggaggaaaccggaacacccagagaaaacccacacaggcacaggaggagaatgtgcaaactccacacagatagttgccccaatagtggaatcaaagctgagtccctggcactgggaggcaatgctactcaccactgagccactgtgggagtgggtgcagtccaacagaaaacaaaacaagcccaCCAACTCTCCCACTATCAGACTGGGCAGGAGGTTCAGTCCTGGGGGTGACCCACAGAATCCGATTGTTGGGAGCACTGGTGCCCCCGCTGGTGCCTCTGCAAGTTGCAGGActgggtgaaggccttcccacacacagggcagctgaagggccgctcgccggtgtgaacccgctggtgcttcagtaagtcagaggaattgctgaaggcctttgCGCACTCAGGacaagtgaatggcctctccccggagtggacccgccggtggatcACCACGTGGgagaaattgctgaaggccttaccacactcggggcaactgaagggcctctccctggtgtggacccaccggtgggtcagcaggttggaggcatgggtgaaggccttcccacactcagggcagctgaaaggcctctccccagtgtggacccgccggtgggtcagcagggcagaggaatcgctgaaccccttcccgcactctgggcaagtgaatggcctctcccctgtgtggacactctggtgcctcagcagggaaaAGGCctgggtgaaggccttcccacacttggggcagctgaagggcttctcccctgtgtggaccctcTGGTGGGTCAGCAAGGCGGAGGAACTGCTgaaccccttcccgcactctgggcaggcgaacggtctctccccggtgtggacacgctggtgcttcagtaggtcagaggaattgctgaaggccttcccgcactcggagcagctgaagggcctctcccctgtgtggacccgttggtgcctcagcagggtgtaGGAACtgctgaatcccttcccacactcagggcaggagaatggcctgaccccagtgtgactgcgccgatgagcaTCCAGGACAGACGGGAcatggaagcctttcccacagtcgccacacttccaagATTTCTCCACGGGgagggattcctcgggtttctccatggctgaagcttcagcGGTACACAAACACATGTACAGTCCCTCcccaccgtgaattcctctttccaggctggATAACTGTTTTAGGTTCCACACTCAGTGCGCTGTAACAGTAGGATCTCTCATTccgtcccactgatgctgaaaacgtactgaaACAGGGACCAAAaaactttgctccttctcacagaatcttaGTCAAAACTCGTTACAGGCCCAATGGACTGAacgactgtcagacattgacgtgAAATTGAGGAcagcagacgctggagagtcagagtcaaaaagcgtggaaaagcacagcaggtcaggcagcatctgaggagcaggagagtcggtgttttgggcataagcccttcatctgttgatttttaaacttcagttttcagatcaaatactctgtaaaaagagattacaaaagtcatcattgTCACTGAGACggtctatagccttaaaacttgtctttaaacatttagactaaatgtaatgctgaattatagaacacatttattGCACTAGAAAATAGACAGACAGCAAGGCTCAGAAAAGGGGGAATCTTAAAGAATGCAAAAGACAGGGACACCTGGACTTACCAAGTGCTGTAAGACAATTAAGAATGTTTGCCTTAGCATTGGTGAATCTGTatgaacaggacaccaagtgataacattcacagccgtccccttgtgaaattaatgagagtgtttgattctgaccctgaaacGAAACTTGGTACTATCAAAAGCTTTGTAATTAACGGTCAGTTGCTGTCAGTTATAATGGATTCTTATACCCCTTGCAAACAGGGCAGTCacagagaaaataaatctttGCTGTTACAAAACCCTGACctgagagttcaaaaggacaccAGTTTTGTGCTGAGGCTGTTGAAtccagtagaaaattaactcttagtgcttagctgctatggattgaatttaattgcGCTTCGAGACTTTTTGGTGCTTTTGAGTAGCCAATTCTGGTTCTGAAATGCAAACTCTGTAAAAGGAAATATTGATAaagctttaacttacttgctgtttTTCCAGACCTTacagactgccccactgtcaattctaactaatcagatcttatgtcttaCTTGAATTTCAATCACAAACTTGAAAAGAAGGCATGTTTCATTCGAAGACGaatgaatcagtttaaatgaAACCTCACggtaacatctcagcctcagggACAGAATGATTTAGGGCTTAAAAAGCAGGAGTCTGCTCCCAGCTTAGAAATTTATTCTAGGTTGAATATTGAAGAGATTCTTGCACAATGTGTCGGGAAGCCATTTTATGATTGAACATTTGCCCTCCTTACTAAGAAGCTGTTTTATAAAACAACTGTATCTGACATGTGAGCTGTGCGAGGTTACCTTGTGAACTCTCCAATTAGCTGAGACTGGTACCTCTTCATGAGAGGAGTTTATCTCGCTCGCAGGCGCCTAACTCAGCTGTTTTTCCCACCTGACGAATGGCTTCGGGCCTGTAGGAGTGATTAGTCAAGCTTCACAGATCTGTCAATGAGCTTTTCTTCCTtatgaattattgtctttcactgttatctgtctaattaagaacatgcaattcctttttcaaatttttgtagaaaggaagccactttgtatcaaTACATTGGAGTCGCCTGCTGGGCATCTGGACAGCTGGTAACCTACTCTCTTAGattattagaacctagttagtGTAGTTTATAGGTATCAATGTTATGTTGTCACAGTGATGCTATTAGTGAATAAAGGGGATAACTAAAATTATACTAAACTGTCCATAAcaggtttttattccagacttccaaacAGTATGATTTCCGGGACGAACCAAGAGAGAGGCTTTACAGAtctgagtccacaagggattccGTGGGCGGTCTCAAATCTTCACTTTGACAtcagtccagggtagaaattcacAACAAGCAATTCTTTTtctgcagaacaaatcttttcttttgttattccacaaaattgaaagcaccatcccactctctttccccccccccccccccaccccccatccattctcactccactctaattctcctgaagggtgctaattcaggatcttacagggccaAAAAAGTAAAAACATCTCTTTAGAATAACTCTACCTGAAAGTTAAcatctttcacaacattgggatacTGCTCAGTGTGAGCagatctgattttgggaagcaaagaaaaactgTATAAATTCAGGATAAACCTGCAATACAGCGTCTTTAGAAACGACCAGGCACGGGGTCAAGGCATTGACACCAACACCAGAGAGAAACTAAACATACAGACATGGCAAACCATCAGGCTTTaatctttcagaatgggttgtaagtatcattaatatgtaaatctcagaacttcttacaaatcaccttctcgagataacttaaggtttgtaacgaaaggtgacatctcaactcagacaatgcattaaaggtatgaggtcacagtcagtctgtatcccaattttgaatctgacaggttctgtttccaaagtgaaatttacaaaatattatatgcatgtactgcctgcattgactgccagcAGATTGcgcattttttgaacaaaatcaaatttttggatcagaaattggctagctgaaagaagacagagggtggtggttgatgggaaatattcatcctggagttcagttactagtgaggtaccacaaggatctgttttgggtccactgctcttcgtcactttataaatgacctggatgagggcatagaaggtggGTTCGTAAATTCGcggatgatactaaagtcggtagagttgtgCATACTGACTAACGATGTTgccagttacagagggacatagataagctgcagagctgggctgagagttggagtttaatgtggaaaagtgtgaggtgattcactttggaaagagcaacaggaatgcagagtactgggctaatggtcagattcttggtagtgtagatgagcagagagatctctgtttCCAAGTacgtagatccttgaaagttacccaggttgatagggctgttaagaaggcatacggtgtgttagcttttgttggtagagggattga includes:
- the LOC132807537 gene encoding gastrula zinc finger protein XlCGF8.2DB-like → MCLCTAEASAMEKPEESLPVEKSWKCGDCGKGFHVPSVLDAHRRSHTGVRPFSCPECGKGFSSSYTLLRHQRVHTGERPFSCSECGKAFSNSSDLLKHQRVHTGERPFACPECGKGFSSSSALLTHQRVHTGEKPFSCPKCGKAFTQAFSLLRHQSVHTGERPFTCPECGKGFSDSSALLTHRRVHTGERPFSCPECGKAFTHASNLLTHRWVHTRERPFSCPECGKAFSNFSHVVIHRRVHSGERPFTCPECAKAFSNSSDLLKHQRVHTGERPFSCPVCGKAFTQSCNLQRHQRGHQCSQQSDSVGHPQD